From one Burkholderia latens genomic stretch:
- a CDS encoding ATP-grasp domain-containing protein: MNGRQAVCGLTPHPGENMRQDAVLFVQIEGSLLSLTSYRDYHFEVARKMGLACLTAVVCQHVQADGDAGAGHDDTWRLDSLSVESLLRLLERLDAHYDVKAVFCYAGQASAYGEVGAVVAEVCRMTGRVHSPPAAVAACNNKFLMRATLHERGVRSIRHAMCSDIDSLREAADAVGYPLIAKPPYGAGSAFTAKCRDWDELRDHYQRFTAQHGQAVVSDYYGMPHDVRAGDGAPVHYEPGKSILLEQYIDGVEGSVECVIVDDKVYPVLINEKLILTEKLGTVLENLLISPPVSFPAPAIAEINRYAVDCLEAIGLRNAIVHLEFRLSAAGPIVIEINPRLGGLYVNAALKDIAGLDPYELYLLMLTQASGLHERMRSACARVADGRQHYSMFALFPEASGTFNGIHGLDSVVADPAIIECKVACPVGSQVRADIEENYLLKGWAAVNGRAHAIDLYDRIVRELEPEIVS, from the coding sequence TTGAACGGGCGCCAGGCGGTGTGCGGACTGACTCCTCATCCAGGTGAAAACATGCGACAAGACGCGGTTTTGTTTGTGCAAATCGAGGGCTCCTTGCTGTCGTTGACCAGCTATCGCGATTATCACTTCGAGGTCGCTCGCAAGATGGGGCTCGCGTGCCTGACGGCTGTCGTGTGCCAGCACGTGCAGGCGGACGGCGATGCAGGCGCGGGGCACGACGACACGTGGCGGCTCGATTCACTTTCCGTCGAATCGCTGCTGAGGTTGCTCGAGCGTCTCGACGCGCACTATGACGTGAAGGCGGTCTTTTGTTATGCCGGGCAGGCGTCGGCCTATGGCGAAGTCGGCGCGGTGGTCGCCGAGGTTTGCAGGATGACCGGCCGAGTCCATTCTCCGCCGGCGGCCGTCGCCGCCTGCAACAACAAATTCCTGATGCGTGCGACGCTGCACGAACGGGGGGTACGGTCGATTCGGCACGCAATGTGCAGCGATATCGACTCATTGCGCGAAGCCGCCGACGCAGTGGGCTATCCGCTGATCGCGAAACCGCCGTACGGCGCGGGCTCGGCCTTTACCGCCAAATGCCGCGACTGGGACGAATTGCGCGATCACTATCAGCGATTCACGGCGCAACATGGTCAGGCAGTGGTCTCGGACTACTACGGCATGCCGCACGACGTCCGCGCCGGTGACGGTGCCCCGGTTCACTATGAGCCGGGCAAGAGCATCCTGCTTGAACAGTACATTGACGGCGTCGAAGGCAGCGTCGAATGCGTGATCGTGGACGATAAGGTTTATCCGGTGCTGATCAACGAAAAGCTGATCCTGACCGAGAAGCTCGGCACTGTGCTGGAAAATCTGCTGATCTCGCCGCCGGTGTCCTTTCCGGCGCCCGCGATCGCCGAGATCAATCGGTATGCGGTCGATTGTCTCGAAGCGATCGGCTTGCGCAACGCGATCGTGCACCTCGAGTTCCGCCTGTCGGCCGCCGGCCCGATTGTCATCGAGATCAATCCGCGGCTCGGCGGACTTTATGTGAACGCGGCGCTTAAGGACATCGCCGGCCTCGATCCGTACGAGCTCTATCTGCTGATGCTGACACAGGCGTCCGGGCTGCACGAACGCATGCGCAGCGCTTGCGCGCGCGTGGCGGACGGGCGTCAGCATTACTCGATGTTCGCGCTGTTTCCAGAGGCGAGCGGAACCTTCAACGGAATCCACGGGCTCGATTCCGTAGTCGCCGATCCCGCGATCATCGAATGCAAGGTCGCTTGCCCGGTAGGTAGCCAGGTTCGAGCGGACATCGAGGAAAACTATCTGCTGAAGGGCTGGGCGGCAGTGAATGGACGCGCTCATGCGATCGACCTCTATGATCGGATCGTGCGCGAGCTCGAGCCGGAAATCGTTTCGTGA
- a CDS encoding KamA family radical SAM protein produces the protein MLIEISDGEKKYSDNYRGFDVASAEWRDWRWQQRNTIREEASLREACGGWSDELSSHIQNNLNGRKLQITPYYLRLIRDSQGDTDIIRNPLWRQVVPFWSDEIVGGYDGESENWELAHEMKTPICQHKYDNRVILRMVNTCNSYCQFCFEALRTLEVNSEKTKASRDTFGESVAYIKQNPAIEEVILSGGDPLMLSDAKLDEHLSALRDIGRDLLIRIHSRSLTFNPYRVTDQLVAMLERYRVNSFGVHVCHPDELSPAFTDAVKRIRSAVPIVFSNMPFLRGINDDEETLHRLFIELYRRGVKPYYLYHFMPFSPGASVYKASIRDAIRIMNRLKRRVSNVAMPEYVLPHAKGKFTVPLFEDEGDIPQFVETGEQRIYRFVNWQGETCDWIDS, from the coding sequence ATGTTGATTGAGATTTCTGATGGCGAAAAAAAATATTCGGATAACTATCGGGGTTTCGACGTCGCGTCGGCCGAATGGCGCGACTGGCGCTGGCAGCAACGAAACACCATCCGCGAGGAAGCATCGCTGCGCGAGGCCTGCGGCGGCTGGTCTGACGAACTGAGTTCACACATTCAGAACAATCTGAACGGCCGCAAGCTCCAGATTACCCCCTATTACCTCCGCTTGATTCGCGACTCGCAGGGCGACACGGACATCATCCGGAATCCGCTCTGGCGCCAGGTCGTCCCCTTCTGGAGCGACGAAATTGTCGGCGGTTACGACGGCGAATCGGAAAATTGGGAACTCGCGCATGAAATGAAGACGCCGATCTGTCAGCACAAGTACGACAATCGCGTTATTTTGCGCATGGTCAATACGTGCAACTCGTATTGCCAGTTCTGCTTCGAGGCGCTCCGCACGCTTGAAGTCAATAGCGAAAAGACCAAGGCCAGCCGGGACACGTTCGGCGAAAGCGTGGCCTATATCAAGCAGAATCCGGCGATCGAGGAGGTCATTCTGAGTGGCGGCGATCCGCTGATGCTCTCCGACGCCAAGCTCGACGAGCATCTCTCCGCCCTCCGCGATATCGGACGCGATCTCCTGATCCGGATTCATTCCAGATCGCTCACCTTCAATCCGTACCGGGTCACCGATCAGTTGGTCGCAATGCTCGAACGGTATCGGGTGAACTCGTTCGGCGTTCACGTTTGCCATCCGGACGAACTTAGCCCGGCCTTCACGGACGCAGTGAAGCGGATTCGCTCGGCGGTGCCGATCGTCTTTTCCAACATGCCGTTCCTGCGCGGCATCAACGATGACGAGGAGACGCTGCATCGACTCTTCATCGAACTGTATCGCCGAGGCGTCAAACCGTACTACCTGTATCACTTCATGCCGTTCTCGCCGGGCGCGTCGGTCTACAAGGCCTCGATCCGCGACGCCATTCGCATCATGAACCGACTGAAGCGGCGCGTTTCGAACGTCGCGATGCCGGAGTACGTGCTGCCTCATGCGAAAGGGAAGTTTACGGTGCCGCTGTTCGAAGACGAGGGCGACATCCCGCAGTTTGTGGAAACCGGCGAACAACGCATCTACCGGTTCGTCAACTGGCAGGGCGAAACGTGCGACTGGATCGACAGTTGA